Sequence from the Streptomyces sp. NBC_00440 genome:
CGCGCCGGGAACTGGATCTTCGCGGTCGGCGGCAACGACGACGCGGCCCGCGCGGTCGGTGTCCCGGTCGTCAAGACCCGGATCGGCCTCTACATGGGAGTGGCCTTCGCGGCCTGGATCTCCGGCCAGCACCTGCTCTTCAGCTACGACGTGGTGCAGTCGGGCGAGGGAGTCGGCAACGAGCTGACGTACATCATCGCGGCCGTCATCGGCGGCTGTCTGATCACCGGCGGCTACGGTTCGGCGATCGGCTCCGCGGTCGGCGCGTTCATCTTCGGCATGACCAGCAAGGGCATCGTGTACGCGGAGTGGAACCCGGACTGGTTCAAGTTCTTCCTGGGAGCCATGCTGCTCCTGGCCGCCCTGCTCAATGCCTGGGTGCGCAAGCGAGCGGAGGCGTCGCGATGACGGAGCAGACAGCGCCGGAGCGGCCGGAGCCGGAGGGGACCACACCGCTGGTGGAACTCGACCGCGTCAGCAAGTTCTACGGCAACATCAAGGCGCTCGAAGAGGTCTCCCTCGTCGTGCACGCGGGCGAGATCTCCTGTGTGCTCGGCGACAACGGCGCGGGCAAGTCGACCCTCATCAAGATCATCTCCGGACTGCACCGGCATGACGCGGGCCGCTTCCTGATCGACGGCGACGAGACGAGCCTCGGCAAGCCGCGCGAGGCGCTCGACCGGGGTATCGCCACCGTCTACCAGGACCTCGCCGTCGTCCCGCTCATGCCCGTCTGGCGGAACTTCTTCCTCGGCTCCGAGCCGACGAAGGGCGCGGGCCCCTTCAAGCGCCTCGACGTCCGTCTGATGCGCGAGACGACCCGCTCCGCGCTGCTGCGCATGGGCATCGACCTGCGCGACGTCGACCAGCCCATCGGCACGCTCTCCGGCGGCGAGCGCCAGTGTGTGGCCATCGCCCGCGCCGTCCACTTCGGGGCCAAGGTACTGGTACTCGACGAGCCCACCGCCGCGCTCGGCGTGAAGCAGTCCGGGGTGGTGCTGAAGTACGTCGCGGCGGCCCGGGACGCCGGGCTCGGCGTGGTCCTCATCACGCACAACCCGCACCACGCCTACCTGGTCGGTGACCGCTTCGTGCTGCTGAAGCGCGGCGCGATGTTCGGGAGCCACAGCAAGGACCAGATCACCCTGGACGAGCTCACCCGGCAGATGGCGGGCGGCAGCGAACTGGACGAGCTCAGCCACGAGCTCCGGCGGACGCCGCGGCCCGGAGACAGCCCCGGCACCGAAGAGCCCGGCCCTGACGAGCACGGCCCAGACGAGCACGGCCCAGACAAGACGGACGGAAATCCCGCCGGGGGAGCCTCCTGAGGTTTCGGGTGGCATCATCTGACCGATGAGTACGTACCGTGACTTCGCGCACCGCGGCTCCGCCCGCGCCACGGTCCTGCGGACCGTCGGGACCCGCGAGCGGCGCTCGCACCTCACAGCGCCCCGCGTCCCGACCGTCGGCATCGACATCGGCGGTACGAAGGTGATGGCGGGCGTCGTCGACGCCGACGGCGTCATCCTGGAGAAGATCAAGACCGAGACGCCGGACAAGTCCAAGAGCGCCAAGGTCGTCGAGGACACCATCGTCGAGCTGGTCCTCGATCTCTCCGACCGCCACGATGTGCACGCGGTCGGCATCGGAGCGGCCGGCTGGGTCGACGCCGACCGCTCCAGGGTCCTCTTCGCCCCCCACCTGGCCTGGCGCGACGAGCCGCTGCGCGACGCGCTCCAGGGCAGGCTCGCCGTCCCCGTCATGGTCGACAACGACGCCAACACCGCAGCCTGGGCCGAGTGGCGCTTCGGCGCCGGCCGGGGCGAGGACCATCTGGTGATGATCACGCTCGGTACCGGCATCGGTGGCGCGATCCTGGAGGACGGTCAGGTCAAGCGCGGCAAGTACGGCGTCGCGGGTGAATTCGGTCATATGCAGGTCGTCCCCGGCGGCCACCGCTGTCCCTGCGGAAACCGCGGCTGCTGGGAGCAGTACAGCTCCGGCAACGCCCTCGTCCGCGAGGCCAAGGAGATGGCCGCCGCCGACTCCCCGGTGGCGTACAGCATCATCGACCGGGTCAAGGGCAACATCCCCGACATCACCGGGCCGCTCATCACCGAACTCGCCCGCGAGGGCGATGCGATGTGCGTCGAACTGTTCCAGGACATCGGCCAGTGGCTGGGCGTCGGCATCGCCAATCTGGCCGCGGCGCTCGACCCGTCCTGCTTCGTCATCGGCGGGGGCGTCAGCGCCGCCGACGACCTGCTCATCGGACCCGCGCGGGACGCCTTCCGGCGCCAGCTGACCGGCCGCGGCTACCGCCCCGAGGCCCGGATCGCGAAGGCGCAGCTCGGGCCCGAGGCAGGTATGGTCGGGGCGGCCGACCTCTCCAGGCTGATCGCCCGGCGGTTCCGCAGGGCGAACCGCCGCCGTGTGGAGCGCTACGAGCGGTACGCACAGGCTGCCCGTACCACCCGCACCACCCAGGGATCCCCGTAATGACGACGTCCGTGCCGCACCAGACCGCGCCCCCCGAGGGCGGTGGGCAGTCGCCGGAGGATCACCGGCACATGATCCGCCGCCGATGGCTCACCGCGGTCATCATCGTGCTGCTCATCGGGATCCCGGCCGGCTATCTGGCCATCTCCGCCGAGCAGAGCCGCGAGGGCGGCCGGGCCAACGAGAAGGAGGCCATGGCGACCGGCCTCACCCACCACTGGCCGTCGAAGGTGCTGCGCCGCACGTTCGACGTACCGATCCCGGAGAACGCGGTGGGCGTCTGGTACTACCAGACCAGCAACTGGAAGGTCAGCAGGCTGTACGTTCGGTTCACCACCAACCAGGCCGGCCTCGACGCCTTCCTCAAGAAGGCGGGCACCAGCACCGCCGCACTCAAGGACGGGAAGATCACCGTCAGCCCGCGCGACGCGAAGATCGTCGGCTGGAAGTTCCCCGACACCCGCGACTGGGCCGGTACGACCGTCACCCGCAAGAGTCCGCAGCCCAGTGTCGACATCACCGTCGACAGGACCTTCCCGCACGGCAAGAGGGTGTACCTCGTCTCGACCGACACCCCCTGAGGGGCGTAGCGGCCATCGGAGTCGGCCCTCCCTCCCGTGCCCGCGGGAGGGAGGGCCGTGCTCTTCGGCCAGTCCCGTGCTCTGTTCAGTCCGAGGCTGCCGCGTCAGTCAGTCCGAGGCTGCCGCGGCGGCAGCGCCTGCCTCGGCGATGGGCTGGTCCTCGCCCTTGGTTCCACCGGCCACACCGATGGCCCCCGCGATCGCCCCGCCGACCGTGATCGGGATGCCACCGGGGAGCAACGCGGAGCCCGGCTGGGTGGCCATGGTGGCGAGCAGGACGGGATCCTGTGCGGCGAACTTGCCGAAGGCCACGGTCGGTACGCCGAGCCCCGCCGCCGTGACCGCCTTGTGGGTGGCGACGTTGGTCGCCCAGAACGTGGCGCCGTCCATACGGGCGAGAGTCTGGAGATTGCCACCGCTGTCCACGACGGCGACGGTGACAGCGACGTTCAGATGCGCTGCCTGCGCCAGTGCGGGTTCTTCCTGTTCGGCGATGGCTATGAGGGAGCGCAGCTCAGAGATGGCAGAGCGGGCGGTCTCGCGTTGTTCGCGTCCGGCGCGCAGCATGCTCAGGTACCCGGATGCGGGTTCGGCTTCGCCTTCTTCGACAACTCCCACGAGAGGTGCGCGCACACGATCCTCCACTCCGGGCTGCTCCTGGTCCGCGGCACCGTCGAGGCCCGCGGACCGCGCCGCACCGTGGTCGGCGACATAGTCCGGGACCTGGACGCCGTCGCGGGCAGCCCGCCGTGACCACGGCCCGCAGGCAGCCCTCGACCTCCTCAGCCACACCACCCCCGCCGACCACAACACCAAGTCCACCGCACCCGCTGAGCGGGTACTCGACCATGGAACCGCCGGCGCCAAGCTCGACGCCTGGGCTGACCTTCAGCCCGCGGGCAGTCGCTACGCCGACCTGCGCCGACTTGGACACAGATCCCCCGGCAGCGCCGGATGACAGCCCCGCAGGACAGTCACTCCTCGTAGCGATGGAGGCCGCCAATGCGAGTACTGAACTTGCCTTCGAGCCCGCTCGAAGGTGTTGGGTGGTGGGAGAAACACCGCGACGTGCTGAATCGTACGCATGACGACTTTCCTTGAGGAGCACACCATGACGCAGAAGATCTGGTTCATCACCGGTGCCTCACGCGGCTTCGGCAGGGAGTGGGCCATCGCCGCCCTCGAACGCGGCGATTCCGTGGCCGCGACCGCACGCGACCTCTCCACGCTGGGTGACCTTCGCGAGCAGTACGGAGAACGGCTGCTGCCCCTGCGTCTCGACGTGACGGACCGTGACGCCGACTTCGCCGCCGTGCAGCAGGCGCACGAGCGGTTCGGGCGCCTCGACGTGGTGGTCAACAACGCCGGTTACGGCCACTTCGGCATGATCGAGGAACTCACCGAGGCCGAGGCACGCGCGCAACTGGAGACCAACCTGTTCGGCGCCCTGTGGATCACACAGGCGGCGCTGCCGTTCCTGCGTGAGCAGGGCAGCGGCCACATTCTCCAGGTCTCCTCCATCGGCGGCATCAGCGCCTTCCCGCTGGTCGGGATCTACCACGCGTCGAAGTGGGCGCTCGAAGGCATGAGCCAGACGCTGGCCCAGGAAGTGGCGCCGTTCGGCATCAAGGTCACGCTGATCGAGCCCGGCGGGTTCGCCACCGACTGGGCAGGTTCCTCGTCGAGCACGTCCGAGCCGCTGCCCGCGTACGCCGACTTCCACAACGAGGTGCAGGAGCAGCGCCGCAAGCGCGTCGGCACGCCGGGCGATCCGACCGCGTCCGCCGCAGCCGTGCTGGAGATCGTCGACGCCGACGAGCCACCGCTGCGCTGCTTCTTCGGTTCGGGGCCGCTGGGCATCGCCAAGGCCGACTACGAGCAGCGTCTCGCGGGTTGGGAGAAGTGGCAGCCCGTGGCGGATCTGGCGCAGGGCTGAGCCGGGGCGGGAGACCCGGCGCACGGAGCGGGCAGCCGCACACGGAAACAAGCCCGTGCGCGAAGAAGGGGGCCGACCGTGGTGAAATCCGGTCGGCCCCTCTTCCGTGGGGCTGTGGGGCAGGGGGCTGCTTGTGTTCTGCCCATGCCGAATGACTGACGGAGGGACTGTTCTGATCAGTAGCCAGACACGGTGTACTCCCATGTCGTCGCAGAGTGGCGCAGGCGGGTCTCGGGTTCCGTCCTGACCTCAGACTCTCGCAGCACCGGGAGATCTTCGGTAGATGCGGCCCCAGACGTGGATCCGTCTGTGCGGTCGGAAGGCAGCAAGGCCGTCGGCGGCCACAGGGGTTCCTTACGCGTTTGCATGAGGTGTGGCCCACATGGCCAACGCCGTCTTCCCGACGAGATCCGCGTGGACCATACCCGTCGGGCGCGCAGGCTGTGCTTCCTCACCTTCACACAGTCTCCGAGGGTGAACGTCGTCCGTGCGCGGGCCTCACGAGACCGAGTCAAGCGTCGTCGGGTTCGGCATCCTCTGCGTTGGTCTGGAAGACGGGCTCCTGGAACCTCGGCTGCAACATTGCAATGCGCTCATCTGATGCGATCTTGAGCCGCTGAGTATCTGCATCAAGATCGTTCTTCCGGCGCTGGGTAGTGGCTTCAATCTTCGCCTTGGCGACGCCGGCAGCAGCCGTGAAGGAGGCGGCAACGGCGCCACCGGCCAGGATCTCGTTGATCAGCTCGGGTTCGGCCTGGCGCTTGAGTGCCTCGTCGGCACTCTCGATATGCCTCCTCCGCCTCCGATCGCCCGAGTCCGCCGTCCTTGCTTTCGACGCTGCACGCCGCTTCGGCTTCGAACGTGTGCCCTCGCTCATGTCCCTGGGCTCTGCCTCCGCGGACTCCTCATCGAGGGCGCGCTGTAGGGAGTGAGTGAACTCCCGCAGGATCTCCGCGCCTCGGCCGCCTGCGTCCCGTACCTGCTGCACTACGGGGGCTGACTGCGGGCCAGGCTTTGACACCGTCCAGGCCAGAGCTAAATGGACCTGTGTGGGATCGGGCAGGGTGTCGGCCCGGGCCCACGCTGCTTTGAGCAGCTCATTCACGTTGCGCTGGTCGCCCCACTCCATTGACGTGGGGGGTGAGTACTCGTTAGCCACGAATTCAGTCTGCCCCAAGTGCCCGTTGCAGAAAGCCCATTGGGGTGCTTCCGTCCCGGTGCTGCCCGTTCCCCCTGCGTGAGCCGATGCCCCACCGAACACGCCACTCGCGGCGGTTGTCCGGGTTGCAAGAACGCCGTCAGGCGCTTGGCCGCTCCCGCGCCCCCCGGCGCGCACACCCAGCCGGCGGCCCGCTCCTCCCGGTGCAGAGCACCGAGTGCCATCGACGCCGGGCGCGGGACCGGCGGCGTCGGCGTTTGGCCGGCCCGCGCACTCGCCCTGCGGCTGGAGGGCTTTGACCTCTCCCCGGTCGCCGTCGCCCAGTTCCTTCGCTACGGACAGGTGCACAGCCGAGGCCGCCGGAAGCAGCTCCGGCCATGATGAGAGTCTGAGCCTCCGAATTGAGCGGCGACGGGGAGACTGATGGGGGCGTTCGTGCACTGGGGCAATATCAATGTCTGGGTCAGGCGCGTCGTGGTGGCGGGCGTGGCGGTGGCGGTGTTGGGGGGCGGCTATGTCTGGTTCAGGCAGGGGACGCCTGAGGTACGGCTGGCCGAGGTGTGCAGCGGGATGCTGCCCGTCGATGACATGTTGGCGCTGACCGGTACGACCGCGAGCGGGATCAGCGGCGCGGATCTCAAGACCGACAGCTGGCAGTACGGTCCGTCGAGGGACGTGGAGGTGACGGAGCCGGACGGGCTGCCTGCCGCGTGCCGGGCCAACGGCGTTGAGGTACACATCGAGCCTGCGAGTGATGGCCCCAGCGGCCTTGGTCTATCCACTTTCTCTCGCGGCGATGACGTGTTGCCGGTCCCCCTGGGGGCGCACTGGTCGGGCCTGCTGGCTCCCGATGGTGAGGAAGGGATAGGCGCTTCGGTGCTGCTGGACTGCCCGAACTGGGACGGCCGCCACGGCAGCGGCATCCTGGTGACCGCCAGTGCCGATCTCGCCCACCTCGCTCATGTTCGCGACAACAACGACCCCGCTGCGCGGGCAGAACTCGCCCGGATGGTCACTGGGACGGCGAAGCGAGCTGCGCAGCGCACCGGGTGCAAAGCGGGGTTCGGCGACAGGATCAGCCGTGTCGATTCCTCGGCTGCCACCGCGAAGAAGAGAGCCGGCGAGGCCCGGGGTACCTGCGCGGGCGTGCACTCGCGGGCGGTAGTACGGGAGACGGCAGCGGGCACCGCTCCGGTCGAGTTCTGCGTGCTTGAGGGCGGACTGCGTCTGAAGTCCTTCTACGGCCCGTTCGTCACCTCACAGAACCACGATGGCGGAAGATTCGGGCCCTTCGACAAAGCCGCAGGCACCGATGAAGCGGGGATGGTGTGGGGTTCAGCGACATGCACAGGGGCCCAAGGCACCGCGCTGTACTGGACAGAACGGGCCGAGACCAAGTTCCAGCCCCATCCCCAACCCCTCACGGCAAGAGAGCAAGCCGATCTGCGGACATTCGCTGAACGCTCAGCCGCCCGCCACGGTTGCTCGTCGCCCAACCTGCCCGCCGATGTAACACCAGCGCCCGTCTCCTAAGAAGAAGGGCCTCAGCGCAGCCGTACCTCGACCGCCCGCAGTACGACGGCTAGCACGACGGCAGACTGGGCCCCATGACAACGCTCCCTGTGCGGCCCGCCGCCCGCGTCATCGCCCTCGATGGCGACGGGCGGGTTCTCCTGCTGCGCTACGAGGAGAACGGCGGTTTCTGGGCGACGCCCGGCGGCTCTCTCGACCGCGGTGAGGACCACACCGCGGCCCTGAGGCGCGAGCTCGGCGAGGAGCTCGGAGTCGACGGCGACCGAGTCCGTCTCGGTCCGCAGCTCGCCGAGCGCACATCGGACCACACGGTCGGTGACGGTGACGTCCGCCAGATCGAGCGGTACTACATCGCCCGTCTCACGGAGGCCGACCTGAACTGGCCCAGGCCACGCAGGCCGATACCATCACGGCCACCCGCTGGTGGTCGATCGATGATCTCAACTCCACCCGGGAGACCGTCTATCCGCTCGGCATCGGTGACCTGATCACCAGCTACCAGACGCAAGGTGCACCCGAGCGGCCCGCCATCCTGCGGTAAGAACGACGGAAGCCGACGCCAGGAGCGAGCAGCTCCGGTCGAACGCAGGACTCCCGGGGGCAGCCAGCAAATCTGCTCGATGACCCAGAACCCGTACTACACCGTGCGGATGGTCTTGCCGGGTGGCCCGCTTCGGTGGCGTCGACCAGGTGCTCGGCGGGCGCATTGGCCACCACGGTTGGGTCGGCGCTCGTGTGACTGAGCGCTTCAGTTGGCAGGCATCGCCAACTGAAGCGCTCAGTAGACGCACGCCGCGATGGACCCGTCAGCTGGGCTGCGTCGGTTCCACCGGTGCCGACCAGTGGTCGTGCACCCATGTGGCCAGGGTGGTCAGATTGGGGTGGTGTGCACGGAGGGCGGCCGGATCGGCTCGGAAGCCCACGGTATTGAACCAGTCGAACATGGCGGCCATCTCCTCGCTGTGGGCACGGAGTTGATCGGTCGGTTGGGAGTGGAAGCGCACCGGGCGGCCAGCGGCGCGGGTGAAGACCTCGGCCATCTGTGGGCCGGTCAACGCGTCTGCAGCGATCTCGACGGTGCGTCCCAGATAGTCGGCCGAGGCGTCGAAGGCGTCGGCGTGGAACCACCTGAGGGTGGTGAACCGGCGGGTCGGACCCTGTGGGCAACGCTGTTGGAACCGTTTGGTCACCCTTCGTGCAAACAGTGGTGAATTGCCAGTCATGTTGGAACCCGTTCCGAGCGTCCGGGGCCCGCAGCGTCCGAGGCCGCTTTCCCTGAAGGCCCAGGTCGAGCAGGCATTCGCCCGCCTGCCCCGGGCGGCTGATTCGCCCAGCCCCGTTGCGCGATCGGCGCGGTACTGAAAATCGGTTGGCGCGCAGGGAACGGGGTCGCTAGCGTGCGCGCGTGAATCTTGAACCGGGGAAGACTGTGCCCACCGTGCCTGTTCCACTCGACGCCGAACTCCAGGTCGCTTATGACGCCTACATGGCGGAGGAGCCGGAGCTGGCGCCGATGAGTCTCGCGATGCTGCCGCAGATCCGCGCTGAGGTCGACGCCGAGGTGGCAGCGCTCGGGGACCTCAGCCGTGGCGGGCGCTTCACCGTCTCCCAACCCTCGGTGCCCGGCCCGGACGGCGACCCCCAGATCCCGCTACTGGTCTGCACGCCCGCCGACGCGCCCGCATCGCGGCCAGTGCTCTACTACATGCACGGTGGCGGCTTCTTCTGCAACGATCACCGCACCGGGCTCGACCAGGTACTTGAAACAGCCGAGCAGTTCGGGGCCACGCTGATCTCGATCGGCTACCGGCTCGCGCCCGAGCACCCCTACCCCGCCCAGATCAACGACGCCTACACCGGGCTGCTGTGGACCGCCGAGCACGCGGACGAGCTCGGCATCGACCCGGACCGCATCATCGTCACAGGCCCCAGCGCCGGCGGCGGCCTCAGCGCCGCGCTCGCCCTGACCGTGCGCGA
This genomic interval carries:
- a CDS encoding ATP-binding cassette domain-containing protein, with protein sequence MTEQTAPERPEPEGTTPLVELDRVSKFYGNIKALEEVSLVVHAGEISCVLGDNGAGKSTLIKIISGLHRHDAGRFLIDGDETSLGKPREALDRGIATVYQDLAVVPLMPVWRNFFLGSEPTKGAGPFKRLDVRLMRETTRSALLRMGIDLRDVDQPIGTLSGGERQCVAIARAVHFGAKVLVLDEPTAALGVKQSGVVLKYVAAARDAGLGVVLITHNPHHAYLVGDRFVLLKRGAMFGSHSKDQITLDELTRQMAGGSELDELSHELRRTPRPGDSPGTEEPGPDEHGPDEHGPDKTDGNPAGGAS
- a CDS encoding ROK family glucokinase: MSTYRDFAHRGSARATVLRTVGTRERRSHLTAPRVPTVGIDIGGTKVMAGVVDADGVILEKIKTETPDKSKSAKVVEDTIVELVLDLSDRHDVHAVGIGAAGWVDADRSRVLFAPHLAWRDEPLRDALQGRLAVPVMVDNDANTAAWAEWRFGAGRGEDHLVMITLGTGIGGAILEDGQVKRGKYGVAGEFGHMQVVPGGHRCPCGNRGCWEQYSSGNALVREAKEMAAADSPVAYSIIDRVKGNIPDITGPLITELAREGDAMCVELFQDIGQWLGVGIANLAAALDPSCFVIGGGVSAADDLLIGPARDAFRRQLTGRGYRPEARIAKAQLGPEAGMVGAADLSRLIARRFRRANRRRVERYERYAQAARTTRTTQGSP
- a CDS encoding GlcG/HbpS family heme-binding protein, which encodes MLRAGREQRETARSAISELRSLIAIAEQEEPALAQAAHLNVAVTVAVVDSGGNLQTLARMDGATFWATNVATHKAVTAAGLGVPTVAFGKFAAQDPVLLATMATQPGSALLPGGIPITVGGAIAGAIGVAGGTKGEDQPIAEAGAAAAAASD
- a CDS encoding SDR family oxidoreductase, producing the protein MTQKIWFITGASRGFGREWAIAALERGDSVAATARDLSTLGDLREQYGERLLPLRLDVTDRDADFAAVQQAHERFGRLDVVVNNAGYGHFGMIEELTEAEARAQLETNLFGALWITQAALPFLREQGSGHILQVSSIGGISAFPLVGIYHASKWALEGMSQTLAQEVAPFGIKVTLIEPGGFATDWAGSSSSTSEPLPAYADFHNEVQEQRRKRVGTPGDPTASAAAVLEIVDADEPPLRCFFGSGPLGIAKADYEQRLAGWEKWQPVADLAQG
- a CDS encoding NUDIX domain-containing protein, encoding MTTLPVRPAARVIALDGDGRVLLLRYEENGGFWATPGGSLDRGEDHTAALRRELGEELGVDGDRVRLGPQLAERTSDHTVGDGDVRQIERYYIARLTEADLNWPRPRRPIPSRPPAGGRSMISTPPGRPSIRSASVT
- a CDS encoding NmrA family NAD(P)-binding protein, coding for MTGNSPLFARRVTKRFQQRCPQGPTRRFTTLRWFHADAFDASADYLGRTVEIAADALTGPQMAEVFTRAAGRPVRFHSQPTDQLRAHSEEMAAMFDWFNTVGFRADPAALRAHHPNLTTLATWVHDHWSAPVEPTQPS
- a CDS encoding alpha/beta hydrolase, with amino-acid sequence MPVPLDAELQVAYDAYMAEEPELAPMSLAMLPQIRAEVDAEVAALGDLSRGGRFTVSQPSVPGPDGDPQIPLLVCTPADAPASRPVLYYMHGGGFFCNDHRTGLDQVLETAEQFGATLISIGYRLAPEHPYPAQINDAYTGLLWTAEHADELGIDPDRIIVTGPSAGGGLSAALALTVRDKGGPRLLGQLLMCPMLDDRNNSASAMQMDGIEFWNRSYNGFGWSSLLGGVPGGADVPQYAAPARATDLTGLPPAFLDVGSAECLRDEILAYASRIWQAGGKAELHVWPGGIHAFDREAPEARISKAAVAARHNWLERLLATD